Proteins encoded by one window of Pseudonocardia alni:
- a CDS encoding CARDB domain-containing protein translates to MGGRRLLAAALVAAVGFVPLVAGTAAAADGVRVSDDQIPACGATVSPTGYCTAVRNAGTAAVVDDARARTGHGYLRLDTPGGGDKVTVYAQAFDGRKLSEITDLEYQTLVEQVGGPQQAPALNIPVNPMKDGSTFTTLVFEPVYTGTAPVQTGAWQTWPASSTPAGSGGWWASGSITGTGTPNRYGFDTYTADFAAVKAALPDAVVIGGIGINQGSGNPGLRSGVDNLRINGTTVDFDNPVVPTALAATGGNGQSAQVRTVFAQPLSATLTGAGNAPVAGQNVTFTVTGGSAAFPGGATATATTGADGVATGPALSAGDTAGPVTVTATAGTMSTTFALTVTPAPVIPREADLSIRLGVPGTMKAGTTAPVTVTIRNAGPATATRVAGAVTLPTGLRATAAQGGIVSGGRSVAYLVPSIAAGTERTFTITVTVDRTAAGVRTLDAGVAPSQVRDPKLANNATRVTTTVVR, encoded by the coding sequence GTGGGCGGACGGCGCCTGCTGGCGGCCGCGCTGGTGGCGGCGGTCGGGTTCGTCCCGCTCGTCGCCGGGACCGCCGCCGCCGCCGACGGCGTCCGGGTCTCCGACGACCAGATCCCGGCGTGCGGCGCGACGGTGAGCCCGACCGGGTACTGCACGGCTGTCCGCAACGCCGGTACGGCCGCCGTCGTCGACGATGCCAGGGCCCGCACCGGACACGGCTACCTGCGCCTGGACACCCCCGGCGGCGGTGACAAGGTCACCGTGTACGCCCAGGCCTTCGACGGGCGCAAGCTCTCGGAGATCACCGACCTCGAGTACCAGACCCTCGTCGAGCAGGTGGGCGGCCCGCAGCAGGCACCCGCCCTGAACATCCCGGTCAACCCGATGAAGGACGGCTCGACCTTCACGACCCTGGTGTTCGAGCCGGTCTACACCGGAACCGCCCCGGTGCAGACCGGGGCGTGGCAGACGTGGCCCGCGTCGAGCACCCCCGCGGGCAGCGGCGGCTGGTGGGCCAGCGGCAGCATCACCGGCACCGGCACGCCGAACCGGTACGGCTTCGACACCTACACCGCCGACTTCGCCGCGGTGAAGGCCGCGCTGCCCGACGCCGTCGTCATCGGCGGGATCGGGATCAACCAGGGCAGCGGCAACCCGGGGCTGCGCTCGGGCGTCGACAACCTGCGGATCAACGGCACCACGGTGGACTTCGACAACCCGGTCGTCCCGACCGCGCTCGCCGCAACCGGCGGCAACGGGCAGAGCGCCCAGGTCCGCACCGTCTTCGCCCAGCCGCTGTCGGCCACCCTCACCGGAGCGGGCAACGCCCCGGTGGCGGGCCAGAACGTCACCTTCACGGTGACCGGCGGCAGCGCCGCCTTCCCCGGCGGGGCCACCGCCACCGCCACCACCGGCGCCGACGGCGTCGCCACCGGCCCGGCACTGTCCGCCGGTGACACCGCGGGCCCGGTGACGGTCACCGCCACCGCCGGCACGATGAGCACCACGTTCGCCCTCACCGTGACCCCCGCGCCGGTGATCCCGCGGGAGGCCGACCTCTCGATCAGGCTCGGCGTGCCGGGCACGATGAAGGCGGGCACCACCGCCCCCGTCACCGTGACCATCCGCAACGCGGGCCCGGCCACCGCGACCCGGGTCGCCGGTGCCGTCACCCTCCCGACCGGTCTGCGGGCCACCGCGGCCCAGGGCGGGATCGTCAGCGGCGGCCGCAGCGTCGCCTACCTGGTCCCGAGCATCGCCGCGGGCACCGAGCGGACCTTCACGATCACCGTGACCGTGGACCGCACGGCGGCCGGGGTGCGGACCCTCGACGCGGGCGTCGCCCCGTCGCAGGTCCGTGACCCGAAGCTCGCCAACAACGCCACACGGGTGACCACGACCGTCGTGCGCTGA
- a CDS encoding FAD-binding dehydrogenase, whose protein sequence is MDADVIVVGAGLAGLVATHELTRRGRRVAVVDQEGPVDLGGQAWWSFGGIFLVDSPEQRRMRVHDSVELAWSDWQGSAGFDRLDDEDTHAARWARAYVEFAAGEKRAYLTELGISFLPTVGWAERGDLTATGHGNSVPRFHVSWGTGTGVVGPFVDSALRAAEAGLVTFHHRHRVDGLVRTDGAVTGVRGAVLAPDDSPRGAPSNRDVTGEFTLSAPAVVLATGGIGANHEMVRRYWPGRMGTPPSSMITGVPAYVDGRMLDIAADAGVRLVNRDRMWHYTEGVVNWDPVWPGHAIRILPGPSSMWFDALGRRLPAPYLPGYDTLGTLRHLRTTPDIAPYDHSWFVLTQKIVEKEFALSGSEQNPDITSGRRSAFLRERLLSRGAPGPVEAFTTHGEDFVVADTLDELVAGMNALTDAPPLDPALIRGQIEARDRQLAHPYSKDAQVQGIHNARRSLGDRIGRVAAPHRILDPAAGPLIGVKLHVLTRKTLGGIQTDLDSRALDAHGEPIPGLYAAGEAAGFGGGGVHGYNALEGTFLGGCIFSGRAAGRSLAGTA, encoded by the coding sequence ATGGACGCGGACGTGATCGTCGTCGGGGCCGGGCTGGCCGGTCTGGTCGCCACCCACGAGCTGACCCGGCGGGGCCGCCGGGTCGCCGTCGTCGACCAGGAGGGGCCGGTCGACCTGGGCGGGCAGGCGTGGTGGTCCTTCGGCGGCATCTTCCTCGTCGACAGCCCCGAGCAGCGCCGCATGCGGGTGCACGACTCGGTCGAGCTGGCCTGGAGCGACTGGCAGGGCAGCGCCGGCTTCGACCGCCTCGACGACGAGGACACCCACGCCGCGCGCTGGGCCCGCGCCTACGTCGAGTTCGCCGCGGGGGAGAAGCGCGCCTACCTCACCGAGCTGGGCATCTCCTTCCTCCCCACGGTCGGCTGGGCCGAGCGCGGCGACCTCACCGCCACCGGCCACGGCAATTCCGTGCCCCGCTTCCACGTGAGCTGGGGGACCGGTACGGGCGTCGTCGGACCGTTCGTCGACTCCGCCCTGCGCGCCGCCGAGGCCGGGCTGGTGACCTTCCACCACCGGCACCGCGTCGACGGGCTGGTCCGCACCGACGGCGCCGTCACCGGCGTCCGCGGCGCCGTCCTCGCCCCGGACGACTCGCCGCGCGGCGCACCCAGCAACCGCGACGTGACCGGGGAGTTCACCCTCTCCGCGCCCGCGGTCGTCCTGGCCACCGGCGGGATCGGCGCGAACCACGAGATGGTCCGCCGGTACTGGCCCGGGCGGATGGGCACCCCGCCGTCGTCGATGATCACCGGGGTGCCCGCCTATGTGGACGGCCGGATGCTCGACATCGCCGCCGACGCGGGTGTGCGGCTGGTCAACCGCGACCGCATGTGGCACTACACCGAGGGCGTCGTGAACTGGGACCCGGTCTGGCCCGGCCACGCCATCCGCATCCTGCCCGGGCCGTCGTCGATGTGGTTCGACGCGCTGGGGCGGCGGCTGCCCGCGCCGTACCTGCCCGGCTACGACACCCTCGGCACCCTGCGCCACCTGCGCACCACCCCGGACATCGCGCCCTACGACCACTCCTGGTTCGTGCTCACCCAGAAGATCGTCGAGAAGGAGTTCGCGCTGTCGGGCTCCGAGCAGAACCCCGACATCACCTCCGGTCGCCGCAGTGCCTTCCTCCGCGAACGGCTGCTCAGCCGGGGTGCGCCCGGCCCGGTCGAGGCGTTCACGACCCACGGGGAGGACTTCGTCGTCGCCGACACCCTCGACGAGCTCGTCGCGGGGATGAACGCCCTCACCGACGCCCCGCCGCTCGACCCGGCCCTGATCCGCGGCCAGATCGAGGCCCGTGACCGGCAGCTGGCCCACCCCTACAGCAAGGACGCCCAGGTCCAGGGCATCCACAACGCCCGCCGCTCGCTCGGTGACCGGATCGGGCGGGTCGCGGCGCCGCACCGGATCCTCGACCCCGCCGCCGGTCCGCTGATCGGGGTGAAGCTGCACGTGCTGACCCGCAAGACCCTCGGCGGGATCCAGACCGACCTCGACTCCCGCGCCCTCGACGCCCACGGCGAACCGATCCCCGGGCTCTACGCGGCGGGGGAGGCCGCCGGGTTCGGCGGGGGCGGGGTGCACGGGTACAACGCGCTGGAGGGCACGTTCCTCGGTGGCTGCATCTTCTCCGGCCGGGCCGCCGGCCGGAGCCTGGCGGGAACCGCCTGA
- a CDS encoding PDR/VanB family oxidoreductase has translation MTGAENRTVRVAGRHRESDGVVSLELVAADGGRLPDWTPGAHVDLVLPGGHTRQYSLCGDRWDAHRYRVAVLREPAGRGGSGWVHDRLAVGDEIGLGGPRNNFPLVPAPRYLFVAGGIGITPILPMITTADLLGADWALLYGGRTRASMAFTRELAVHADRVRIVPQDEHGLLDLPGFLGRPTPDTRVYGCGPAPLLAALAETTAGWPSHTVRTERFVPRATGPVRDTAFAVHLARRGTEVTVPPGRSVLDAVADAGVDVLSSCRQGTCGTCETTVLAGEPDHRDSVLDDDERAAADCMLVCVSRSVGPRLVLDL, from the coding sequence GTGACCGGTGCCGAGAACCGCACGGTCCGGGTGGCGGGCCGCCACCGGGAGTCCGACGGCGTGGTGTCGCTGGAGCTGGTCGCCGCCGACGGCGGGCGGCTGCCGGACTGGACCCCCGGTGCGCACGTCGACCTCGTCCTGCCCGGCGGGCACACCCGCCAGTACTCGCTGTGCGGGGACCGGTGGGACGCCCACCGCTACCGCGTCGCCGTACTGCGCGAGCCCGCCGGACGCGGCGGCTCGGGCTGGGTCCACGACCGCCTCGCGGTCGGGGACGAGATCGGTCTCGGCGGGCCGCGCAACAACTTCCCGCTGGTCCCGGCCCCGCGCTACCTGTTCGTCGCGGGCGGCATCGGGATCACCCCGATCCTGCCGATGATCACCACGGCGGACCTGCTCGGCGCGGACTGGGCGCTGCTCTACGGCGGCCGTACCCGCGCATCGATGGCGTTCACCCGTGAGCTCGCGGTCCACGCGGACCGGGTCCGGATCGTTCCGCAGGACGAGCACGGCCTGCTCGACCTCCCCGGCTTCCTGGGGCGGCCCACCCCGGACACCCGGGTGTACGGCTGCGGTCCCGCCCCGCTGCTCGCGGCGCTGGCCGAGACCACGGCCGGGTGGCCGTCGCACACGGTGCGGACCGAGCGCTTCGTCCCGCGCGCGACCGGCCCGGTCCGCGACACCGCCTTCGCGGTCCACCTCGCCCGCCGCGGGACCGAGGTGACCGTGCCGCCCGGGCGCAGCGTGCTCGACGCGGTCGCCGACGCCGGCGTCGACGTCCTGTCCTCCTGCAGGCAGGGCACCTGCGGGACCTGCGAGACGACCGTGCTGGCGGGCGAGCCGGACCACCGCGACTCCGTCCTCGACGACGACGAGCGCGCCGCCGCCGACTGCATGCTCGTCTGCGTCTCGCGCTCGGTCGGCCCGCGACTGGTCCTCGACCTCTGA
- a CDS encoding cytochrome P450 translates to MTAALDHLPTTDVDPFAPEVLTDPLAFHEELRAAGPLVRLTRYDVLALGRYTDVRAALVDWQSFRSGAGVGMLNFHTEPPWRPPSLLLEADPPHHDAPRRVLGKVLGPRALRVLRERWAADAEILVDEVLAGGYEFDAVPAVAEAFPLRVFPDAVGLPEQGRENLLPYGDLLFNAFGPRNALLEEKLPRLGELSAWVNAQCARDALAGEGFGADIWAAADRGDITAEQAPLVVRSLLSAGVDTTVTGLAAVLHAVARYPDQWARLRADPGLARVAFDEAVRWESPVQTFFRTTATDTELAGVRVPAGRKVLMFLGSANRDPRHWGPGAGTFDLDRDPSGHVGFGMGLHQCVGQHVARLEAEAVLAALAARVATITPAGPPRRRPNNTMRAWASMPLRVTPA, encoded by the coding sequence ATGACGGCCGCGCTCGACCACCTGCCCACCACCGACGTCGACCCGTTCGCCCCCGAGGTCCTCACCGACCCGCTCGCGTTCCACGAGGAACTCCGCGCCGCGGGCCCGCTGGTCCGGCTCACCCGCTACGACGTGCTCGCCCTCGGCCGCTACACCGATGTCCGGGCCGCGCTCGTCGACTGGCAGTCCTTCCGTTCCGGGGCCGGGGTCGGGATGCTGAACTTCCACACCGAACCACCGTGGCGGCCGCCGTCGCTGCTGCTGGAGGCCGATCCGCCGCACCACGACGCGCCCCGCCGCGTGCTCGGGAAGGTCCTCGGCCCCCGGGCGTTGCGCGTGCTGCGGGAGCGCTGGGCGGCCGACGCCGAGATCCTCGTCGACGAGGTGCTGGCCGGCGGGTACGAGTTCGACGCCGTCCCCGCCGTCGCCGAGGCGTTCCCGCTGCGCGTGTTCCCCGACGCCGTCGGGCTGCCCGAGCAGGGCCGGGAGAACCTGCTGCCCTACGGCGACCTGCTGTTCAACGCCTTCGGCCCGCGCAACGCGCTGCTGGAGGAGAAGCTTCCGCGGCTCGGGGAGCTCTCGGCCTGGGTGAACGCCCAGTGCGCCCGCGACGCCCTGGCCGGGGAGGGGTTCGGTGCCGACATCTGGGCCGCCGCCGACCGCGGCGACATCACCGCCGAGCAGGCTCCGCTGGTCGTGCGGTCGCTCCTGTCGGCCGGGGTCGACACCACCGTCACCGGGCTCGCGGCGGTGCTGCACGCCGTCGCCCGGTACCCGGATCAGTGGGCGCGGCTGCGCGCCGACCCCGGGCTCGCCCGGGTCGCGTTCGACGAGGCGGTCCGCTGGGAGTCACCGGTACAGACCTTCTTCCGCACGACGGCGACCGACACCGAGCTCGCCGGCGTGCGGGTCCCGGCCGGGCGCAAGGTGCTGATGTTCCTCGGCTCGGCGAACCGGGACCCTCGGCACTGGGGCCCCGGCGCGGGCACCTTCGACCTCGACCGTGACCCGTCGGGCCACGTCGGGTTCGGGATGGGGCTGCACCAGTGCGTCGGCCAGCACGTCGCCCGGCTGGAGGCCGAGGCGGTGCTGGCCGCGCTCGCCGCGCGGGTCGCGACGATCACCCCCGCCGGGCCACCGCGCCGACGGCCGAACAACACCATGCGCGCCTGGGCGTCGATGCCG